From one Phocaeicola salanitronis DSM 18170 genomic stretch:
- a CDS encoding bifunctional metallophosphatase/5'-nucleotidase produces the protein MHIRNYLMALLGAGSMLGVQASNTEEITIKLLETSDVHGAYFPYDFINRRPQKGSLARISTFVDAQRKQYGDNVLLFDNGDILQGQPVAYYYNYIDTASTHVCAAMLNYLKYDAGNMGNHDIETGHAVYDRWAKQCRFPMLGANIIDRRTGEPYFPPYRVFERNGVRIAVLGLITPAIPSWLPETMWSGLRFEDMETCARRWAGIIAAKEHPDVLVGLFHAGPEGNLLDNVVENGSEAVARNVPGFDIVFMGHDHRRLCKKICNAEGDSVLLINPANAARTIADVTLKVTRQDGRILKKTVEGKLSDVSSLPVDEDFMQAFDPQYQATLSFVSRKIGSIRQTISTKDAYFGSSAFIDLLHQLQLDITGADISFCAPLSFDAEIKAGDIYMSDMFNLYKYENLLYTMRLTGREIKGFLEMSYALWTNRMQSPDDHLLLLNDKDEGFGRLKNPSFNFDSAAGILYTVDVTKPEGEKITITSLADGTPFDLDRTYTVAVNSYRGNGGGDLLTRGAGIPKEELPRRIVFSTDKDLRYYLMKRIEEVGTLDPHPLNHWRFIPDEWVKPAAERDRKVLFE, from the coding sequence ATGCATATCCGAAACTATCTTATGGCGTTGCTCGGCGCCGGAAGCATGCTGGGCGTACAGGCATCGAACACCGAAGAAATTACCATCAAACTGTTGGAGACAAGTGACGTGCACGGAGCTTATTTCCCCTACGACTTTATCAACCGGCGCCCACAGAAGGGCAGTCTGGCCCGGATTTCCACCTTCGTGGATGCCCAGCGCAAGCAATACGGCGACAACGTACTGCTTTTCGATAACGGAGACATCCTGCAAGGACAGCCCGTAGCCTATTACTACAACTACATCGACACGGCCTCGACCCACGTATGCGCTGCCATGCTCAACTACCTGAAATACGATGCAGGCAATATGGGGAACCACGACATCGAGACGGGACATGCCGTATACGACCGCTGGGCGAAGCAATGCCGCTTTCCGATGCTGGGCGCCAACATCATCGACCGGCGCACGGGCGAGCCTTACTTCCCTCCATACCGCGTGTTCGAACGCAACGGCGTGCGCATCGCCGTGCTGGGGCTTATCACACCCGCCATCCCCTCGTGGCTGCCCGAAACGATGTGGAGCGGACTGCGCTTCGAGGATATGGAAACATGCGCGCGCCGATGGGCAGGCATTATCGCCGCCAAAGAGCATCCCGATGTACTGGTAGGGCTGTTTCATGCCGGACCGGAAGGGAACCTGCTGGATAACGTAGTAGAAAACGGCTCGGAAGCGGTGGCACGCAACGTGCCGGGCTTCGACATTGTATTCATGGGGCACGACCACCGCCGCCTGTGCAAGAAGATATGCAACGCGGAAGGTGACTCGGTATTGCTCATCAATCCTGCCAATGCCGCCCGCACCATAGCCGACGTAACCCTGAAAGTGACGCGCCAAGACGGCCGCATCCTGAAAAAAACGGTTGAAGGCAAGCTGAGCGATGTGTCCTCCCTTCCCGTCGACGAAGACTTCATGCAGGCGTTCGACCCGCAATACCAAGCCACGCTCAGTTTCGTGTCGCGCAAGATAGGAAGCATCCGGCAAACCATCTCCACGAAAGACGCCTATTTCGGCTCTTCGGCATTCATCGACCTGCTCCATCAGCTCCAGCTCGACATTACAGGAGCCGACATCTCGTTCTGCGCCCCGCTCTCGTTCGATGCTGAAATCAAGGCGGGCGACATCTACATGAGCGACATGTTCAACCTCTACAAGTACGAAAACCTACTCTACACGATGCGCCTTACCGGACGCGAAATCAAAGGTTTCCTCGAAATGTCGTATGCCTTGTGGACCAACCGGATGCAATCACCCGATGACCACCTGCTCCTGCTCAACGACAAAGACGAAGGTTTCGGCCGCCTGAAGAACCCAAGCTTCAACTTCGATTCGGCGGCAGGCATTCTTTACACGGTAGATGTCACCAAGCCCGAAGGCGAGAAAATCACCATCACGAGCTTAGCAGACGGCACACCGTTCGACCTTGACCGCACCTACACCGTAGCCGTCAATTCGTACCGGGGCAACGGAGGAGGTGACTTGCTGACCCGAGGGGCAGGCATCCCCAAAGAAGAACTCCCCCGACGCATCGTCTTTTCTACCGACAAAGACCTGCGCTATTACCTGATGAAACGCATCGAAGAGGTCGGGACACTCGACCCGCATCCCTTGAACCACTGGCGTTTCATCCCCGATGAGTGGGTAAAACCTGCCGCTGAACGCGACCGGAAAGTATTGTTTGAATAA
- a CDS encoding sensor histidine kinase, translating to MTTLQKQQLFEQIIYATIALLIFATPFINALLMAYQTDGNTDILHTALDMWVITSPFFFLFLINNYILIPQLLLKRQYAGYMAALVFIIPLLFIIVPELIGLFHLDDITRQPSRMMPPPPPPAAHNEGMHNSPFPPFVTFTHILIAVLLAGFNIAIRLFLKSLRDDEMLKELERERLKAELKYQLNPHFFMNTLNNIHTLIGIDKEKAQKSIIELSKLMQYMLYEADKVLVPLTREVQFLEHYLKLMELRYTDKLHIAFHTPFIIPDVQVPPLLFISLLENAFTHGISHRNESFIEAAISIEGNNVYSTCKNSLTPKTPGTRHQGIGLPNIQKRLNLLFDNDYTLNAEEKDNQYHVLLIIPAQ from the coding sequence ATGACAACTTTACAAAAACAACAACTTTTCGAGCAGATAATCTATGCCACTATCGCATTGCTGATTTTCGCCACTCCCTTCATCAATGCCCTGCTAATGGCATACCAGACCGACGGCAACACCGACATCCTCCACACCGCCCTTGACATGTGGGTCATTACCAGCCCGTTCTTTTTCCTCTTTTTGATAAACAACTATATACTGATTCCCCAACTGCTGTTGAAAAGACAATATGCCGGATACATGGCAGCCCTCGTCTTTATCATTCCCTTATTATTCATTATTGTCCCCGAACTCATCGGACTGTTCCATTTAGACGACATCACCCGCCAGCCTTCCCGCATGATGCCTCCGCCTCCCCCTCCTGCCGCACACAACGAAGGCATGCACAATTCTCCGTTTCCTCCGTTTGTCACATTCACCCATATCCTCATAGCCGTACTGCTGGCTGGCTTCAACATCGCCATACGGCTCTTCCTGAAATCGCTCCGCGACGATGAAATGCTGAAAGAGCTGGAACGCGAACGCCTGAAAGCCGAACTGAAATACCAGCTGAACCCGCATTTCTTCATGAACACGCTGAACAATATCCATACCCTGATAGGCATTGACAAAGAGAAAGCGCAAAAAAGCATCATCGAACTCTCCAAACTCATGCAATACATGCTTTACGAAGCCGATAAAGTACTGGTCCCCTTAACAAGGGAAGTACAATTCCTGGAACACTATTTAAAGTTAATGGAGCTGCGCTACACCGACAAACTGCACATCGCATTCCATACTCCGTTCATCATTCCCGATGTGCAGGTGCCGCCCTTGCTTTTCATTTCATTATTGGAAAACGCTTTCACGCATGGCATCAGCCACCGGAATGAATCGTTCATCGAAGCGGCTATCAGCATTGAAGGGAACAACGTCTATTCCACATGCAAAAACAGCCTGACGCCCAAGACACCCGGAACCCGGCATCAAGGCATCGGACTGCCCAACATACAAAAAAGACTCAACCTGCTCTTCGACAATGACTATACGCTAAACGCCGAAGAAAAAGACAATCAATACCACGTACTTTTAATTATCCCTGCACAATGA
- a CDS encoding Tex family protein translates to MENFSEMIARALKLPAHRVENTLKLLEGGATIPFISRYRKEATGGMDEVQIGEIQARNEKLRELAKRKETVLSTIEEQEKLTPELRARIDACWDATELEDIYLPYKPKRKTRAEMARQKGLEPLAALLLIQRENRLDARVHAFVKGEVKDEEEALKGARDIIAEQVSEDERARSLVRGCFARRGVIVSKVVKGKEADEAAQKYRDYFDFSEPLKRCSSHRLLALRRGEAEGILKVSITPEDDEECIRGLERRYVKGGNACSAQVAEAVADAYKRLLKPAIETEFSGTSKERADEEAIRVFAENLRQLLLAPPLGQKRVMGIDPGYRTGCKVVCLDAQGALLCNDTVYPHPPKSERQAAARKLTTLVEQYKVEAIAIGNGTASRETEQFVNALRFGREVQVFVVSEDGASVYSASKTAREEFPDYDVTVRGAVSIGRRLIDPLAELVKIDAKSIGVGQYQHDVDQTKLKAALDRTVESCVNLVGVNVNTASRHLLTYVSGLGPVLAQNIVDYRTVHGPFRSRKELLDVPRMGAKAFEQCAGFLRIPNAGNPLDNSAVHPESYPIVEQMAKDLKCAVSDLIADKSLRERIRMEDYVTDEVGIPTLTDILHELEKPGRDPRKRLEAFCFDPNVHTLDDLCEGMELPGIVTNITNFGCFVDIGIKEKGLVHVSQLAGHFVSDPTTVVSIHQQVRVRVLSVDRERKRIQLTMKEK, encoded by the coding sequence ATGGAAAACTTCAGCGAAATGATAGCACGGGCACTCAAGCTGCCCGCGCATCGCGTAGAAAATACATTGAAACTATTGGAGGGCGGCGCCACCATCCCCTTTATCAGCCGCTACCGCAAGGAAGCCACCGGCGGGATGGACGAGGTGCAGATAGGCGAGATACAGGCGCGTAACGAGAAGTTGCGCGAGTTGGCGAAACGGAAAGAAACCGTGCTCTCCACCATTGAGGAGCAGGAAAAACTTACCCCTGAACTCCGTGCGCGGATAGATGCCTGCTGGGATGCCACGGAACTGGAAGACATTTACCTTCCCTACAAGCCCAAGCGCAAGACACGTGCCGAAATGGCGCGCCAGAAAGGGCTGGAACCGCTGGCGGCGCTGCTTCTGATACAGCGCGAGAACCGTTTGGACGCACGTGTGCATGCCTTCGTAAAAGGCGAGGTGAAGGATGAGGAAGAGGCCTTGAAAGGGGCGCGCGACATCATCGCCGAGCAGGTGAGCGAAGACGAACGGGCACGCAGCCTGGTGCGCGGATGCTTCGCCCGGCGGGGAGTCATCGTTTCGAAGGTGGTGAAGGGAAAAGAGGCGGACGAGGCGGCGCAGAAGTACCGCGACTATTTCGATTTTTCCGAGCCTTTGAAGCGTTGTTCTTCGCACCGCCTGCTTGCCTTGCGGAGAGGGGAGGCGGAAGGTATCCTGAAGGTGAGCATCACGCCCGAAGATGACGAGGAATGCATCCGGGGGCTGGAGCGCCGCTACGTGAAGGGCGGCAATGCCTGTTCGGCGCAGGTGGCAGAGGCGGTGGCGGACGCTTACAAGCGTTTGCTTAAGCCGGCTATCGAGACCGAGTTTTCCGGCACCAGCAAGGAGCGTGCCGACGAAGAAGCCATCCGCGTGTTTGCCGAAAACCTGCGTCAGCTGCTGCTTGCTCCTCCGTTGGGGCAGAAGCGGGTGATGGGCATCGACCCCGGATACCGCACGGGATGCAAGGTGGTCTGCCTCGACGCGCAAGGCGCCCTGCTCTGCAACGATACGGTCTATCCGCATCCGCCGAAATCCGAGCGGCAGGCGGCGGCACGCAAGCTGACGACGCTGGTGGAGCAATATAAGGTGGAGGCGATAGCCATCGGCAACGGCACGGCGAGCCGGGAGACGGAACAATTTGTCAATGCGTTGCGCTTCGGGCGCGAGGTGCAGGTGTTTGTGGTAAGCGAGGACGGGGCTTCCGTTTATTCGGCTTCGAAGACCGCCCGCGAGGAATTTCCCGACTATGATGTGACGGTGCGCGGGGCTGTGTCTATCGGCAGGAGGCTGATAGACCCGCTTGCCGAATTGGTGAAAATCGATGCCAAGTCTATCGGGGTGGGGCAGTACCAGCACGATGTGGACCAGACGAAGCTGAAAGCGGCGCTCGACCGCACCGTGGAGAGCTGCGTCAACCTGGTGGGCGTGAATGTCAATACGGCAAGCCGGCATCTGCTCACGTATGTGTCAGGGCTGGGTCCGGTATTGGCGCAGAACATCGTGGACTACCGTACCGTTCACGGACCTTTCCGCTCGCGGAAGGAACTGCTGGACGTGCCCCGTATGGGTGCGAAGGCGTTTGAGCAATGTGCGGGTTTCCTCCGCATCCCGAACGCCGGCAATCCCCTCGATAATTCGGCGGTGCATCCCGAAAGCTATCCCATTGTAGAGCAGATGGCGAAAGACCTGAAATGTGCCGTCTCCGACTTGATAGCGGACAAGTCGCTCCGTGAGCGTATCCGGATGGAAGACTATGTGACAGACGAGGTGGGCATCCCCACCTTGACCGATATCCTGCACGAGCTGGAGAAGCCGGGACGCGACCCGCGCAAGCGGTTGGAGGCATTCTGTTTCGACCCTAACGTGCATACTCTTGACGACCTGTGCGAGGGCATGGAACTGCCGGGCATCGTGACCAACATCACCAACTTCGGGTGCTTCGTGGATATCGGCATCAAGGAAAAAGGGCTGGTGCACGTATCCCAGCTTGCCGGTCATTTTGTGAGCGACCCCACCACCGTGGTAAGCATCCACCAGCAGGTACGTGTGCGGGTGTTGAGCGTAGACAGGGAGCGCAAGCGCATCCAACTGACGATGAAAGAAAAATGA
- a CDS encoding metallophosphoesterase, with the protein MKSIPILIITACLALTSCATASFSKYKGVGRIKRYEIYSEQVPDSFNGFRIAFASDFHYESRFDANRLHGAIRALQAADADVLLLGGDYRGREGGDMEELFSALAQVKTRFGTYAVMGNHERGESDTLVRQAMAHTGVRLLEHKTDTLWKGNEYILICGIRNPFDLKRNGVSPTLALRAEDFVVMLVHTPDYVEDTDVSNTDLALAGHTHGGQVSLFRRWSPAHFSKYGNRFLTGLKHNSQGIPLIITNGLGTSRKDIRLFTPSEVVVVELKNAAP; encoded by the coding sequence ATCAAATCTATCCCTATTCTGATAATCACCGCTTGTCTGGCACTTACCTCATGCGCCACCGCTTCCTTCTCGAAATACAAAGGAGTGGGACGCATCAAGCGGTATGAGATTTACAGCGAGCAAGTGCCCGACTCTTTCAACGGGTTCCGCATCGCTTTTGCTTCCGACTTCCATTACGAAAGCCGGTTTGACGCCAATCGCCTGCATGGAGCCATCCGTGCCTTGCAAGCGGCAGATGCAGATGTCCTCTTGTTGGGAGGCGATTATCGCGGACGGGAAGGAGGAGATATGGAAGAACTGTTCTCGGCACTGGCACAGGTAAAGACACGTTTCGGCACATACGCCGTCATGGGCAACCACGAACGGGGAGAAAGCGACACCTTGGTGCGCCAAGCCATGGCACATACGGGAGTGCGTCTGCTGGAACATAAAACGGATACCTTATGGAAAGGAAACGAATACATCCTGATATGCGGTATCCGCAATCCGTTCGACCTGAAACGGAACGGTGTATCGCCTACCCTTGCGCTTCGTGCGGAAGACTTTGTGGTAATGCTGGTACATACCCCCGACTATGTGGAAGACACAGACGTATCGAACACCGACCTTGCCTTGGCAGGACATACGCATGGCGGACAAGTCAGCCTGTTCCGCCGGTGGAGTCCTGCACACTTCTCCAAATACGGAAACCGCTTCCTCACGGGACTGAAGCACAACAGCCAGGGCATCCCCCTCATCATCACCAACGGGCTGGGCACCTCGCGGAAAGACATCCGCCTCTTCACGCCCAGCGAAGTGGTAGTGGTCGAATTGAAAAATGCCGCGCCTTGA
- a CDS encoding chaperone modulator CbpM encodes MQNDLIIINDYCERCDIEPDFVLMLGEGGLIDVEIIGNTGYFPASQLGELERYTHLYYDLSINIEGIDAIRHLLRRIEDLQERVRKLENELRFYR; translated from the coding sequence ATGCAAAACGATTTAATTATCATAAACGATTATTGCGAACGGTGCGACATCGAGCCGGATTTCGTGCTGATGTTGGGCGAAGGCGGGCTGATTGACGTGGAAATCATCGGCAACACCGGCTATTTCCCTGCCTCCCAGCTGGGCGAACTGGAGCGTTACACCCATCTGTATTACGACTTGTCGATTAACATCGAAGGCATCGATGCCATCCGACACCTGCTCCGGCGGATAGAAGACCTGCAAGAGCGCGTGCGCAAACTGGAAAATGAATTGCGCTTTTACCGCTGA
- a CDS encoding LytR/AlgR family response regulator transcription factor: MNCIILDDEPLALLKLAEYIKQIPFLTLEKACMETGEAHTLLEKKHIDLLFTDIDMPDMNGIEFIRSLTHPPMVIITTVYPSFAIDGFKLNAIDYLLKPFELEDCLRAAEKAQKMKSLNKQAPVPASSDDTHTLFVKSDYKVVRIDVDSIKYIESMSEYVRIYIEGKEKPVITLNSLQKLEARLPSHFIRVHRSYIVNLQKITEISRLRIRFDDKKLIPIGENYKEKVMNYITRYGML, encoded by the coding sequence ATGAACTGTATCATACTTGACGATGAACCGCTTGCCCTGCTTAAACTGGCGGAATACATCAAACAAATCCCGTTTCTGACATTGGAAAAAGCCTGCATGGAAACCGGCGAAGCCCACACGCTTTTGGAAAAGAAACACATCGACCTGTTATTTACCGATATCGACATGCCGGACATGAACGGCATTGAATTTATCCGTTCGCTGACACATCCGCCCATGGTTATCATTACGACAGTCTATCCCTCGTTTGCCATAGACGGGTTCAAGCTGAATGCCATAGACTATCTGCTAAAGCCATTCGAACTTGAAGACTGCCTGCGTGCCGCCGAAAAAGCGCAAAAGATGAAAAGCCTCAACAAGCAGGCGCCGGTTCCTGCCTCATCGGATGACACGCACACGCTTTTCGTAAAAAGCGACTACAAGGTGGTGCGCATCGATGTCGATAGCATCAAATACATCGAAAGCATGAGCGAATATGTACGCATCTATATCGAAGGGAAAGAAAAACCCGTCATCACCCTCAATAGCCTGCAAAAACTGGAGGCACGCCTGCCTTCACATTTCATACGCGTACACCGGTCGTATATTGTCAATCTGCAAAAAATAACGGAAATATCCCGCCTCCGCATCCGTTTCGATGACAAAAAACTCATACCTATCGGAGAAAACTACAAAGAAAAAGTAATGAACTACATTACCCGCTATGGAATGCTTTGA
- a CDS encoding phospho-sugar mutase, protein MENEELIKLCTEKAQSWLTPAYDAETQAEVKQILENPDKTALIDAFYKDLEFGTGGLRGIMGAGSNRMNIYTVGAATQGLANYLNKNFAGRDSISVVVGHDCRNNSRKFAEISADIFSANGIKVYLFDDMRPTPEVSFAIRHLGCQSGINITASHNPREYNGYKAYWDDGAQVLAPHDKGIIDEVNKVKVGDIKFQGNKDLIQIIGKDIDDVYLEKVHGISIDPEVIKRQKDLKIVYTPLHGTGMMLIPQSLKLWGFENVHCVPEQMVKSGDFPTVVSPNPENAEALTMAINLAKSIDADIVMASDPDADRVGMACKDDKGEWVLINGNQTCLIFLYYIIKNRIAMGKMKGNEFIVKTIVTTEVIRKVAEKNNIKMMDCYTGFKWIAREIRLREGKEQYIGGGEESYGFLAEDFVRDKDAVSACSLLAEICAWAKDQGKTLYDILMEVYLEYGFSKEVTVNVVKPGKSGADEIKAMMDNFRACPPKELGGSEIVLIKDYKTLKATDNQGNVTDLDMPETSNVLQYFTADGTKVSVRPSGTEPKIKFYVEVKGEMGCPKCYARETNAALEKVEAVKKSLGI, encoded by the coding sequence ATGGAAAACGAAGAATTGATCAAACTTTGTACTGAAAAGGCTCAGAGCTGGCTGACCCCTGCATACGATGCTGAGACGCAAGCCGAGGTGAAACAGATTTTGGAAAACCCCGACAAGACTGCGCTTATTGACGCGTTCTATAAGGACTTGGAATTCGGGACAGGCGGTTTGCGCGGCATCATGGGCGCAGGTTCTAACCGTATGAACATCTATACTGTAGGAGCCGCTACACAAGGCTTGGCGAATTACTTGAACAAGAACTTTGCCGGAAGAGATTCGATTTCGGTGGTAGTCGGTCATGATTGCCGTAACAACAGCCGTAAGTTCGCTGAAATTTCGGCTGATATCTTCTCGGCTAACGGCATTAAGGTTTATCTCTTCGATGATATGCGTCCGACTCCCGAAGTGTCGTTCGCTATCCGTCATTTGGGATGCCAGAGCGGCATTAACATCACGGCTTCACACAATCCGCGTGAATATAATGGCTACAAGGCTTATTGGGACGATGGCGCTCAGGTGCTTGCTCCGCATGATAAGGGCATCATTGACGAGGTGAACAAGGTGAAGGTAGGCGATATCAAGTTCCAGGGAAACAAAGACTTGATTCAGATTATCGGTAAGGACATAGACGATGTGTACCTGGAGAAGGTTCATGGCATCTCGATTGATCCCGAAGTCATCAAGCGTCAGAAAGACTTGAAGATTGTTTACACGCCGCTGCACGGCACAGGCATGATGCTGATTCCGCAATCGTTGAAGTTGTGGGGATTCGAGAACGTGCATTGCGTTCCCGAACAAATGGTGAAGAGCGGCGATTTCCCTACGGTCGTATCTCCGAACCCTGAAAACGCTGAGGCTTTGACGATGGCTATCAACCTTGCCAAGAGTATAGATGCCGACATTGTGATGGCTTCCGACCCGGATGCGGACCGTGTAGGCATGGCTTGCAAGGACGACAAGGGCGAGTGGGTATTGATTAACGGTAACCAGACTTGCTTGATTTTCTTGTATTACATCATCAAGAACCGCATCGCGATGGGCAAGATGAAGGGCAACGAGTTTATCGTGAAGACCATCGTGACCACAGAAGTCATCCGTAAGGTGGCTGAAAAGAACAACATCAAGATGATGGACTGCTACACCGGATTCAAGTGGATTGCCCGCGAAATCCGTCTGCGCGAAGGCAAGGAGCAATACATCGGCGGAGGCGAGGAAAGCTACGGATTCCTGGCTGAAGACTTTGTGCGCGATAAGGATGCCGTATCGGCTTGCTCGCTGCTGGCTGAAATCTGTGCATGGGCGAAAGACCAGGGCAAGACTTTGTATGACATCCTGATGGAAGTTTACTTGGAATACGGATTCTCGAAAGAAGTGACCGTAAACGTGGTGAAGCCGGGCAAGAGCGGTGCTGACGAAATCAAGGCGATGATGGATAACTTCCGTGCATGCCCGCCGAAGGAATTGGGCGGTTCTGAAATCGTATTGATTAAGGATTACAAGACGCTGAAGGCTACGGACAATCAGGGAAATGTAACGGATTTGGACATGCCGGAAACTTCGAATGTGCTTCAATACTTTACCGCAGACGGCACGAAGGTGTCTGTACGTCCGTCGGGAACAGAACCGAAGATTAAGTTCTACGTGGAAGTAAAGGGCGAAATGGGTTGCCCGAAGTGCTATGCGCGTGAGACCAATGCGGCTCTTGAAAAGGTAGAGGCCGTGAAGAAGTCTTTGGGAATCTAA
- a CDS encoding HU family DNA-binding protein: protein MSALYDFLPVPPKGNDESGSHLYPKLRPYKTVSFDELTEKIASHSGLTKGNILAVMEEIEYWTKQLLSDGYRVQIGNIGTVSASLKADAEVYDKEDIHAQSIRFDKVKMTVSKQFSKQCSGKVLRAPSGKKFRQSSCTYTEEERLALLQSYLESHDYITRAEYGALTGLLKYKAWQDLDKWVKAHLIDIKGRAPHRVYVKRKD from the coding sequence ATGAGTGCCCTTTATGATTTCTTGCCTGTGCCGCCAAAAGGAAACGATGAAAGCGGATCGCACCTTTATCCTAAGCTGCGTCCTTACAAGACTGTTTCTTTCGATGAACTTACTGAAAAAATCGCCTCCCATTCCGGATTGACCAAAGGGAATATCCTTGCCGTGATGGAAGAGATAGAATACTGGACCAAGCAGCTCCTTTCAGACGGGTACCGCGTGCAGATAGGGAACATCGGCACGGTTTCTGCCTCGCTCAAGGCAGATGCGGAGGTGTACGATAAAGAGGATATACACGCCCAGTCTATCCGTTTTGATAAGGTGAAGATGACCGTGTCCAAACAATTCTCGAAGCAATGCAGCGGAAAGGTGCTGCGCGCCCCTTCGGGGAAGAAATTCCGGCAAAGTTCGTGCACGTATACGGAGGAAGAGCGGCTCGCCTTGCTTCAATCGTATCTGGAGAGCCACGACTATATCACCCGTGCGGAATATGGCGCTTTGACGGGACTGCTGAAATACAAAGCGTGGCAGGACCTGGACAAATGGGTGAAAGCGCACCTAATCGACATCAAGGGGCGTGCTCCCCACCGGGTGTATGTGAAGCGTAAGGATTAG
- a CDS encoding DnaJ C-terminal domain-containing protein: MAYIDYYSILGVDKTATQDDIKKAYRKLARKYHPDLNPNDPSAKEKFQAINEANEVLSDPEKRKKYDAYGENWKHADEFEAQQRAYQARQGDAAGGTEYWYSTDGQHFTGGFGGNAGGFSDFFEELFGHRGGASGRRGRGAFRGQDIEAELHLTLREAAVTHKQTFTVGGETLRITVPAGVADGQVIKLKGHGGKGTNGGPDGDLYITFVVGDDPVFKRKDNDLYTDVTIDLYTAVLGGEVTVNTLDGQVKLKVRPGTQNGAMVRLKGKGFPVYKQEGSFGDLLVTYHITIPTSLTEHQKDLFRELQKGA; encoded by the coding sequence ATGGCTTACATAGACTATTACAGCATTTTGGGAGTTGACAAAACGGCAACTCAAGACGACATCAAGAAAGCATACCGTAAGCTGGCACGCAAGTATCACCCGGACTTGAACCCGAACGACCCGAGCGCGAAGGAAAAGTTTCAGGCGATAAACGAGGCCAACGAGGTATTGAGCGACCCCGAGAAGCGAAAGAAATACGACGCTTATGGGGAGAATTGGAAGCATGCCGATGAGTTCGAAGCACAGCAGAGGGCTTATCAGGCACGTCAGGGAGATGCCGCCGGCGGAACGGAATACTGGTATTCTACCGACGGGCAGCATTTTACCGGCGGATTTGGCGGAAATGCCGGGGGCTTCTCCGATTTCTTCGAAGAACTGTTCGGGCACCGTGGAGGTGCAAGCGGCCGGCGGGGAAGAGGAGCCTTCCGAGGGCAGGATATCGAAGCGGAGCTGCACCTTACGTTGCGTGAGGCGGCGGTGACGCACAAGCAGACTTTTACCGTGGGCGGAGAAACCTTGCGTATCACGGTGCCTGCAGGCGTGGCGGACGGGCAGGTCATCAAGCTGAAAGGCCATGGCGGGAAAGGTACCAACGGAGGTCCGGACGGCGACTTGTACATCACGTTCGTAGTGGGCGATGACCCTGTATTCAAGCGGAAAGACAACGACCTGTATACCGATGTCACCATCGACCTTTACACGGCTGTGTTGGGCGGCGAGGTCACGGTGAACACGCTCGACGGGCAAGTGAAACTGAAGGTGCGTCCCGGAACGCAAAACGGCGCGATGGTGCGCCTGAAGGGCAAAGGCTTTCCGGTCTACAAGCAAGAAGGCAGTTTCGGCGACCTGCTGGTAACCTATCATATAACTATCCCGACTTCGCTCACGGAACATCAGAAAGACCTCTTCCGGGAGTTGCAAAAAGGAGCGTGA